In Muribaculum gordoncarteri, the genomic window GAATTATATAATTTGGTATAAAGTTCTTGTCTATGTATGTAGTGCAAAAGTACAAAACTTTATCGAGCCGACAAAGCTTGTGAGGTCAAGTGACAAATTAAGGGGTAAATAATAGGGCGGCATATTAAAAAGTTTTTTAACTTTAGGGCGTAAATATAGAAATCAATATGAATACCTTGATTAAAGCTATTGCAGCCTTAGCGGCTGTCATTTCGTTAAATGTTTCAGCATTTGCGGCCGATGACGATTTTTCGGGAAAGACAATGTGTGTGTTCGGCGACAGTTATGTGGCCAATCATCTGCGCCCCTACACCGAGGCCTGGCATTCAAAGGTGGCCGAGCGAATGGGCATGAAATACATCAATTTCGGACGAAACGGCAGCTCGATAGCTTTTGACCGCAGCAAGGAGGGCTTTGGCCGGGAGATGACCGAGCGTTACAAGGAATTGCCCGACAGCATCGACATACTGCTTGTGATCGCCGGACATAACGATGCCGACTGGGTGGCCAAGTACGGCGGCTGGGACAAGTTTACCAAGAGCCTCGACACGTTGTGTCGTAGCCTTAAGGAGCGTTACCCCGATACCGCCATCGGTTTTGTGACACCGTGGAATGTCGATCGTCCCTATTTCAAGGAGGTAATCGAGGAGATAATCTCGACTTGCGGTCGTTACGGTATTCCTGTGCTCGACGCAGCTCACACAAGTGGCATTGATGTCAACAATCCCGAGTTCCGTGCCAAATACTTTCAAGGCGGCGGTGTCAACGACACGGCCCATCTGAATGCGGCCGGACATGATCTGCTTCTCGACTATGGCGAGAAGTTTATACGCTCGCTCTAAATCGTATTTGTCTTTGTAACATAATCGGGTGGACAGGGGTCTAAAAGGTAATCATTCAAAAATGGATTACCAAAATGAGATTCTTGTTCACTTCATTAATTACATTATTAGGAGGCACTGTGGCGATTGCTCACAATGAAGTGCCCGATTCGATTGCAACCCATGAGCTTGACGAGATAGTTGTTCAGGCTCCAAGGATTATACGAAAGGCCGACATGGATGTGTTTTATCCATCGCAAACGGCTGTGGAATATTCTAAAAACGGCATGCAGATGCTCCGTAATCTAATGATTCCAACACTTAACGTGGATGACTTTTCCGGCACAGTCAAGTCATCGGGGCAAAGTGTGCAGTTGCGTATTAACGGTCGAGTAGCCACGACTGAACAAGTCCAATCACTATTGCCTGAAACAATCAAGAGAGTTGAGTGGATTGATAACCCGGGATTGCGTTACAATGGAGCTAACGCGGTGGTGAATTTCATTGTCGCAAATCCCGATGCCGGAGGTGCGTTTATGTTGTCGGGAGATCAGGCGCTGAACTGTGCATGGGCTCCATGGTATGCATCGCTTAAATTCAACGACGGCAAGTCGCAATGGGGGCTAAGCATGAATTATAAGCTGACAAATAAAATAGGTTGTACACGTGAATACTATGAAACATTCATCTATCCCGACGGACAATCGCTTACCCGTAAGGAAACCCCTGTGGGCGGATATATGGATGAGAACAGAGGGAACCTTCAGCTGGACTATAGTTACATCAATCCTGACACTACCGTGGTGTGGGTGGCATTAAGTGGATTTGAACGGGCGCTTAAAAAAATCAAATATTTTTGTAACAAAAAATCAGTTTTAGGGTCTATTGATTGTAAGCCCCGATAAACGGGGCGATTGATAAAAAATAGAGATTATGAAACAAAGATTGTCAATTATTATCATCGCGTTGCTGCTGGCGGTTCAGGCCGGTTATAGTCGTGGATTTGACAGCGTTTTTAATGAGTTCAAAAAGAAAGAGGATGTCACGTATATCAGCATGCCTCCTTTTGTAACATGGCTTGGTAAAAACTTGGGAGGTGTAAACGATGTTCCCATGGCCGACAAAGTCAAAAGCATGAAAATGCTCGTTTCCGAAAGTCGGTGTGAACCGCTTATAAACATGATTAACGACACCGACAGTGGATGCGAGGAGCTTTTGCGCATGAATGATGACGGTGATGTCGTAAAAATTTGGATGGACTCCAAGGGCGACAAGATAAAAAGGCTTTATCTGCTTAACTACTCCGATTCGGAATGTACGTTCATGGAGTTGAAAGGCGATTTCAAAAAGAGCGATATTCTCAAATTTGTAAATGAATCCAATAATAAGTGATTGCAATGAACGCCGACACGTTTAAACGACTTATGATGCCGAGCCACCGACGCATGTATGTGCTGGCATTCAGGCTGACGGGTAATGCCGTCGATGCCGAGGATGTGGTGCAGAATGTGTTCATGAAGCTCTGGGAGAAGCGTGACAAGCTGTCGGCTCTTGAAAGTCCTGAAGCTTATGCTATGACACTTGTGCGCAATGAGAGCATGGACCTCGTCAACAATCGCCGGCATGATGAAGTGATTGACGATGTGAGAGCCGGTGAACCCGACTACGACATGGCTTCACGACTTGAGAACCACGATCGTGCGACTAAGGTGCTGTCGATTATCGACACACTGCCCGAAATGCAAAGGCGGGTCGTGACATTAAGGGATGTTGAAGGATGCGAAATGGAAGAGATAGAGGCGGCCACGGGGCAATCGCCCGGCAACGTGAGGGTGCTGCTTAGCCGTGGACGCATGGCGATACGAAAACATTTTTCAAACTTTTAAACTTCATTAAATGATGACTGTAAACGATATAAAATCAATGCTCGACCGCTACTACGGCGGTTACACAACCGAGGCCGAGGAGAAGGCGTTGCTTGACTATTTCAGTCAAAACGAGGTTGAAGAGGAGCTGTTGCCCGACAAGGAGATGTTCATGCAGCTTGCCGATGTAAAGGTGCCCGATGGACTGGAGCAGCGGCTGTGTGACATGATCGACGAGCAGGCTGCCAAGTCAAGGGGCGATGTCATAGGCCGTCGTTTGCGCAAGTCGCTTACCTGGGTATCGGCTGCGGCAGCATGTGCCTTGATCGTATTCGGTGCCACGACCTATAATAACACGGTTCCGGCAGAGCCTCAATCGGAGATGACGCCTGAAGAGGCTTATGCCCACACTAAAATGGCTTTGACCTTGTTGTCAACAAATTTGCAAAAGGGTATGGCCGGAATTGAAACCGCTGAAAAGACAACTTGTGACGCTACAGAATTATTATACGAAGAACTTAATAAAATATAGAATTATGAAACGACAAATTATTTTCATGCTCCTTACGGTGTTTTGCGCCATGGGAACGTTTGCTCAAAGCAAGTTTTTTGAGAAATGTGAGAAGATAAAGGGTGTAACTACCGTTTATGTGTCAAAGGCCATGCTTCAGATGGCAGGCGACGCGAATGTGACCGACGATATGAACCTGTCGGCTGTTATAAAGAAGCTTAATAGCCTTGAGCTTATTAACGCCGAGTCGCCCGCTTCGGTAGTCGAGCTTAATAAGCTGATAAAAGAGCTTAACATAAACCAGAAGAACGGTTACGAAATTATGATGAGTGTCAATGACGACGAGCAGAATGTGAAGATCTACATGAAAAAGATGGCAAACAATACAAACGAGTATGTCATTTTGGTTGAAGAGAGTGATGAGGTTCTGGTCGTTCTAATGAACGGTACATTGACTCTTGACGAGGCGGCAAAGGCTGTTAAAGTCGGCGACAAAAAGGGAAAATAACGACTTTTTAGTCGATGACAACCATCGCGGCTCCTCACTTGTTATATGCTTATGATATGGACTATTATAAGCATATTTATAGCCGCCGTTGCCTGCATGGCCGGCAGCCGAATGTGGGGAGCCGCGTTGAAGATAAAGGCGCAGCACGGGAGTGATGCATGGGTGAGATATAACCGACTCCTTTATGCCATACGCTATGCCGGCTATGGCTTGTTTGCTTTGGGTGTGATAGCTTATATTACTTATGGGGGATAACTAAATCGTAACGGTTATGAGTGTGTACAAAATATTGGGGCTTGTGTTGTTGTTTTCAGGATTGGGGCTGCGCCTCTATGTGAGGCTGAAGAAGCTCTACCGTCTTCAGCGCATAAAAATCCATCCGCTTGTCCCTCAAGCTGAAGTGGCCAACTATCGGTTCTACCTGTGGATAGGTTTCATCATGTTGGTAACAGGTCTGTCGCTATTCATCTACAGCATGCGCTGACAATTACTTAGGGGCGGTTGAGGATGTTGTTGAGGGCGGTGCCTCCGTCGAGTGAAGGGGAGAAGCGCAGCAGCACGTTGAACATGTCACGGCCGAATAGGTCGATGCCGTCGCAAAGTGTGTTGAGAACGCACACATCGCCGGCAAGTCCGCAAATGTCTATCTGATCGATGCCCTCGTTATTGATTATGCGCACTATGCGCTCCTTGGCCTCCTGATTCTGAAATATCGAATACTCCTCGATGTCGGCCGACTGACCTTTGTAGAAAAATCTTACATCTCCGGCAGTGAGGTATAACGGATTTACAAGTGACTGCCATATAGCCGCGCCAACAGTATCGTGAATGCAATGTGACGGCCAACGCCCTCCGAAATTCTTGAATGAGAAATGGTTGAACGGATGTCGGTCGGCGGTTACTATCTTAAGCGTGTAGTCACCGTTGGTTTGCGTTATGTATTCGGCAAGGTCGTTCATTGCGGCTTCGGCACCCGGTACAGGAAGTGTGCCGGTAATGAAATCGACCTGTGGGTCGACGATCATCAACAGCCTGCGTGACGGCAGCGATTCTGACATATAAGTTGGGCGTGTCATAGTGAGTGATTGTTTTTAACAAGATAATGGCTGAAGACGCGGCAATGTTCACTCGGCATGCTCACGCCTGAACGACTTCGTGACGGTTGAGATGAAAATGTCGGACAACATCCTGCGCAGCGGGTCGATAAGCATAGCCACAATGTAGACAACAATCATCAAGCCTGTCATCATCAATGAAAATTCCCACAACGAGTGCTCCTGCCACCATTGGTAAACGGTGGGTTTTATCAGTTGTGTCCATATAATCGGCGACTTGTGAAGAAGATAGACCGCAAATGCCGAGCGTGCGATGTAGTTTATGGCCCTTGATTGCATGTGGAGATTCATGAATGTGATGAACAGGGCTACCGATGCGCAAAGAACAAAGGGAGCGTTGTAGGCAAATGCTTTCAGCGAAGGCATATAGAGCGATGTCACGAATATTCCGGCAGTGGCGGCGACATAGCCTGTCGATGCCATAGTGAGGTTGCGCCCGCAGCCTGTGGCGAGGGTGGGGAACAGGCTAAGCGTGCGGCCCGTCATATACATCATTATAAGCTGGACTATGGTGTAGCCGGTGGGGTTGAATTTGCCTCCCCACCACCAGCCGGCCCAGATGTTAAACAGGATGAACAGCAACGTGACGCCTACAGCGCTCTTGCGTGACATGACCGAGAATCCGGCATTAAGGAACGGGCTTAAGAGCATAAGGGCGAAATAGGCAGGTACATACCAAAGGTCGGTGTGGGTCAGCACAAGCCAGCTTTCAAGCCACCGGTCGTAATCCATCAGATTGGGAGCCGCAATGGCTGTAACTGTCGCGATGCCTACAGCGTAGAATATACATTGAAACAAGTAGGCTGCAACCGACTTTACCCTGAGCTTTATGCCGAAATATCCCGAAAGGAGCGTGAAGCAGTTCACGCCTATTATTGTTATGGATTCGGTGGCAAGCTGCCATGCCTGACGCCCGGTCATCCTGTCGACATCGCCCGACAGCTGAGGCAATCCCAACGAAGCACCGTCGAAGTGTACAGCAAGCACCATCAGCATGCTGATGATGCGCAGCAGTTCCATGTTGGATAATCTTTGTGAGGCGTGATTGGCTGGTTGCATTTTGGTCAGAGGCGTTATAAATCGGAGTGATTGATTGCATTATCGGCGTGGAGCCACGGGAGGCGGTCCGCCTACGGGAGGTGGAATTGTGGGGTTGCCCACGTTTTGGAATGACTTTCCCCGCGATGACCTGATGATGTTGTAGAGGATGCCTCCCACATCCACTCCTATTTCAGCCTTTTCCGAGAGTCGATAGTAGGGAATAACCATGGGCTGTGTGTGCCAGCGGCCGGTGTCGGATGCGCGATAGCTTTGTACTCCTGCCTTTACTCCCCAACGTTCGCTGAAACGATAGTCGACATAACCTCCGAATGACGGCAGCGACAGATAGCCGGCCATGGCGGGATTGACATTGCCCGCCGGAGTGTAGTAGCTGCCAAACATTGTCACGCTCAGTCGGTCGTTGATGCGATAGGATAGCGACCCTCCTATCCCGTAGGATGTGGTCAGGCCGTTGAAATAGCCGTATTTCACGGCATCGGCATGGGTTGTGAACGTAAATCGTCCCAATTGCTGAATGAACGTTATGCTTCCGCTCTCGATGCCCATCATTCCCGGCATCTCGTCGACAGCTATCGCTCCGAACACACCACCGTTATGCCACATTGCGATGCGCCCGTCGGTAGGGATGCTTATGTGCAGGGGTTGTATGCGATGATACTTGAAGTTCTCGACATCGTTCATGCGTGACATCACCGGCGACATTGTTACCGGAGTTTCAATGTATTCGGGCTTGTCGGTCATGCCGGGAAGTTCCCGGGAGTCAATGTCGGGAAGCAGGGAGTCGGTCACTTCGGTTTGCGCCGTGGCGGTGAGCGACGACAGCACACAAAGAACCGATAAGATGACATTGCGGAGCTTCATTCAGGTCATGCTATAATCATTACTGCAAAAATAGTCGAAAAAAGCATACGGGCAATAGACGGAGGCTTATTTAGTCTTAATTTCATTTTTCGGTAACGCAAATCGACGCAATTTAAGATATTTGTCATAAAAACATTATTTTTAATGGCAAAAGGTTAAGTGTGTAGCGAAAATTTCTTACCTTTGCATGGTTTTCACGATAGAAAGCCTGTGAATTGTGACACTTATTTTTCCTACATATTATTTTCTATCGTATGCGCGAAACAAAAAAAGCAGTCCTTGTTCTTGAGGACGGGACCACTTTCGAGGGAAAATCCTTCGGTTATGAGGCCTCAACTTCGGGCGAGGTCGTGTTCAACACCGCGATGACGGGTTATCCCGAAAGTCTTACCGACCCTTCCTATGAGGGGCAGATATTAGTTACCACCTATCCCATACTTGGAAATTACGGCGTTCCTCCCCGGCGTGAAAAGAATGATGTGAGCGAATACTATGAGAGCGACCACATCCATTGCAAGGCAATCGTGGCTCAGGATTATTCGTGGGAGCACAGCCACTGGCAGGCCGACCGCAGTCTTGCCGACTGGCTCAAGGAGGAGCACATCCCCGGAATCTACGGAATAGACACCCGAGAGCTGACGAAGCATCTGCGTGAACACGGTTCGATGTTGGGAAAAATAATAGTCGAGGGGAGTGAGGATGTTCCGTTCTACGACCCTAACGCCGAGAATCTTGTAGCCAAAGTGAGCTGCGATAAGGTGGAGGTGCACGGCGAAGGCGAGAAGACAGTAGTGCTCGTCGATTGCGGAGTGAAGCACAACATCATACGCTGCCTTACGCGCCGAGGCGTAAAAGTGATCCGCGTTCCCTGGAATTATGATTTTACATCAATACCCTATAACGGACTGTTCATATCCAACGGCCCGGGCAATCCCGACATGGCCGCTGAAACAGTCGACAATCTGCGCAAGGCCATGGCGATAGGGAAGCCTATATGCGGTATATGCATGGGCAACCAGCTGCTTGCCAAGGCTGCCGGAGCGAAGACCTACAAGCTTGCCTACGGACACCGCAGCCACAACCAGCCAGTGCGTCAAGCGGGAACCGACCGCTGCTTCATCACGTCGCAGAATCACGGGTTTGCGGTCGACAACTCCACGCTGCCCGATGACTGGGAGCCGCTCTTCATCAACATGAACGACGGAACCAATGAAGGCATACGCCACAAGAGCAAGCCTTTCTTCTCGGCTCAGTTCCATCCCGAAGCTTCGTCGGGCCCCAAGGACACGGAATTTCTCTTTGATGAATTTGTAAATATGCTTTAACGACACGCACTTAATATATAAATGACGATGAATCCACATTCGATAAAAAAAGTGCTGCTTCTTGGCAGTGGCGCATTGAAGATTGGCGAAGCGGGCGAGTTTGACTACTCAGGTTCGCAGGCTCTGAAGGCAATGAAGGAGGAGGGTATAACAACCGTGCTGATAAATCCTAACATTGCTACCGTACAGACATCCGACGGCTTTGCCGACAAGATATACTTCCTTCCCGTGACGCCCTACTTTGTGGAGAAGGTTATCGAGAAGGAGCGCCCCGACGGCATTCTGCTGGCGTTTGGCGGACAGACCGCGCTCAACTGCGGTGTCGCGCTGCATGAGAGCGGAGTGCTCGACCGCTACAACGTGAAGGTGCTCGGAACTCCGGTGCGTGCCATCATGGAAACCGAGGACCGTGAGCTGTTTGTGAAGAAGCTCGACGAGATAAATGTAAAGACCATCAAGAGCGAGGCTGTCAACACCACAGCCGATGCCATAAAGGCCGCCAACGATTTGGGCTATCCCGTAATCGTGCGTGCCGCTTATGCGCTCGGCGGACTCGGCAGCGGATTCTGCGACAACGAGGAGCAGCTTATAGCCCTTGTCGAGAAGGCGTTGTCGTTCTCGCCGCAGGTGCTCGTGGAGAAGTCGCTGAAGGGTTGGAAAGAGGTTGAATATGAAGTGGTGCGTGACCGTTTTGACAACTGCATAACGGTGTGCAACATGGAGAACTTCGACCCGCTCGGCATACACACCGGCGAGTCAATCGTCGTGGCTCCGTCGCAGACCCTTTCCAATGAGGACTACCACTATCTGCGCAAGCTTGCTATAAAAATCATACGACACATAGGCATTGTGGGCGAATGTAACGTGCAGTATGCCTTTGACCCCGCTTCGATGGAGTACAGGGTCATCGAGGTCAATGCCCGCCTGTCGCGTTCATCGGCTCTTGCATCGAAAGCTACGGGCTATCCGCTTGCTTTCGTGGCTGCAAAGCTCGGACTCGGTTACGGACTTTTCGACTTGAAGAATTCGGTGACCAAGGTGACATCGGCATTCTTTGAGCCGGCCCTTGACTATGTGGTGGTGAAGATTCCACGTTGGGACCTTGGTAAATTCCATGGCGTTAAGCGTGAGATTGGTTCCTCGATGAAGTCGGTGGGCGAGGTCATGGCCATAGGCCGCACATTTGAGGAGGCGATTCAGAAGGGCCTCCGCATGATAGGACAGGGCATGCACGGATTTGTCGAAAACAAGGAAATCAAGATTCCCGACATCGACCATGCCCTTAAGGAACCTACCGACAAGCGCATATTCGTCATCTCGAAAGCCATGCGCCAAGGCTACAGCCTGGAGCGCATACATGAACTGACCAAGATTGACCGCTGGTTCCTCTATAAGCTGCACAACATCGTGATGACTGCCGATGAACTTGAAACATTTGACTCGGTCGACAAGCTGCCCGAGGCGTTGTTGCGTCAGGCCAAGGAGCAGGGGTTCAGCGACTTCCAGATAGCAAGAGCTGTCATGAAGGATGTGTGGAGCTCATCGCACGAGGCATCGGATGTGGTGCGTGGAATGCGCAAGAGTCTTGGTATTGTTCCGGTGGTGAAGCAGATTGACACGCTGGGTGCCGAATATCCGGCCAAGACCAACTATCTGTATATGACCTACAATGCATCGGCCAATGATGTCAAGTATCTGCATGACCACAAGTCGATTGTGGTGCTCGGCTCGGGTGCCTACCGCATCGGTAGCTCGGTTGAGTTTGACTGGTGTTCGGTCAATGCGTTGATGACTGTTAAGCGCGAGGGCTGGCGTTCGGTAATGATTAACTACAATCCCGAAACGGTGTCGACCGACTATGACATGTGCGACAGGCTCTACTTCGACGAGCTCACCTACGAGCGAGTTATGGATATTCTCGATCTTGAGCAGCCTCACGGAGTGATATTGTCGGTGGGCGGTCAGATTCCCAACAACCTTGCCACCCGTCTTGATGCCGCCGAAGTGCCCATACTCGGCACATCGGCCACCTCGATTGACAATGCCGAGGATCGTCACAAGTTCTCGGCCATGCTCGACCGCATCGGAGTCGACCAGCCTCGATGGAGGGAATTGACCTCGTTTGACGACATTCACAAGTTTATTGATGAGGTGGGATTCCCTGTCCTGGTGCGTCCGAGCTACGTGCTGTCGGGTGCTGCGATGAACGTATGCTCCAATAACGAGGAGCTTGAACGCTTCCTGCGACTTGCAGCCAATGTGTCAAAGGAGCATCCGGTCGTTGTCACCGAGTTCATTCAGTTTGCCAAGGAAATAGAGATGGATGCCGTGGCCCAGAACGGTGAGATAAAGGTCTATGCCATATCGGAGCACATCGAGTTTGCCGGCGTGCATTCGGGCGATGCCACAATCCAGTTCCCGCCTCAGAAACTTTATGTCGAAACTATTCGCCGCATAAAGAAGGTGAGTCAGAAGATAGCCAAGGCTCTCAACATATCGGGTCCGTTTAACATTCAGTTCCTTGCCAAGAACAACGACATAAAGGTGATAGAGTGCAACCTGCGCGCATCGCGTTCGTTCCCGTTTGTGAGCAAGGTGCTTAAGCTCAAC contains:
- a CDS encoding RNA polymerase sigma factor; this translates as MNADTFKRLMMPSHRRMYVLAFRLTGNAVDAEDVVQNVFMKLWEKRDKLSALESPEAYAMTLVRNESMDLVNNRRHDEVIDDVRAGEPDYDMASRLENHDRATKVLSIIDTLPEMQRRVVTLRDVEGCEMEEIEAATGQSPGNVRVLLSRGRMAIRKHFSNF
- a CDS encoding isochorismatase family protein: MTRPTYMSESLPSRRLLMIVDPQVDFITGTLPVPGAEAAMNDLAEYITQTNGDYTLKIVTADRHPFNHFSFKNFGGRWPSHCIHDTVGAAIWQSLVNPLYLTAGDVRFFYKGQSADIEEYSIFQNQEAKERIVRIINNEGIDQIDICGLAGDVCVLNTLCDGIDLFGRDMFNVLLRFSPSLDGGTALNNILNRP
- a CDS encoding SGNH/GDSL hydrolase family protein; translated protein: MNTLIKAIAALAAVISLNVSAFAADDDFSGKTMCVFGDSYVANHLRPYTEAWHSKVAERMGMKYINFGRNGSSIAFDRSKEGFGREMTERYKELPDSIDILLVIAGHNDADWVAKYGGWDKFTKSLDTLCRSLKERYPDTAIGFVTPWNVDRPYFKEVIEEIISTCGRYGIPVLDAAHTSGIDVNNPEFRAKYFQGGGVNDTAHLNAAGHDLLLDYGEKFIRSL
- a CDS encoding DUF4252 domain-containing protein codes for the protein MKQRLSIIIIALLLAVQAGYSRGFDSVFNEFKKKEDVTYISMPPFVTWLGKNLGGVNDVPMADKVKSMKMLVSESRCEPLINMINDTDSGCEELLRMNDDGDVVKIWMDSKGDKIKRLYLLNYSDSECTFMELKGDFKKSDILKFVNESNNK
- a CDS encoding acyltransferase, which codes for MQPANHASQRLSNMELLRIISMLMVLAVHFDGASLGLPQLSGDVDRMTGRQAWQLATESITIIGVNCFTLLSGYFGIKLRVKSVAAYLFQCIFYAVGIATVTAIAAPNLMDYDRWLESWLVLTHTDLWYVPAYFALMLLSPFLNAGFSVMSRKSAVGVTLLFILFNIWAGWWWGGKFNPTGYTIVQLIMMYMTGRTLSLFPTLATGCGRNLTMASTGYVAATAGIFVTSLYMPSLKAFAYNAPFVLCASVALFITFMNLHMQSRAINYIARSAFAVYLLHKSPIIWTQLIKPTVYQWWQEHSLWEFSLMMTGLMIVVYIVAMLIDPLRRMLSDIFISTVTKSFRREHAE
- the carB gene encoding carbamoyl-phosphate synthase (glutamine-hydrolyzing) large subunit, with protein sequence MNPHSIKKVLLLGSGALKIGEAGEFDYSGSQALKAMKEEGITTVLINPNIATVQTSDGFADKIYFLPVTPYFVEKVIEKERPDGILLAFGGQTALNCGVALHESGVLDRYNVKVLGTPVRAIMETEDRELFVKKLDEINVKTIKSEAVNTTADAIKAANDLGYPVIVRAAYALGGLGSGFCDNEEQLIALVEKALSFSPQVLVEKSLKGWKEVEYEVVRDRFDNCITVCNMENFDPLGIHTGESIVVAPSQTLSNEDYHYLRKLAIKIIRHIGIVGECNVQYAFDPASMEYRVIEVNARLSRSSALASKATGYPLAFVAAKLGLGYGLFDLKNSVTKVTSAFFEPALDYVVVKIPRWDLGKFHGVKREIGSSMKSVGEVMAIGRTFEEAIQKGLRMIGQGMHGFVENKEIKIPDIDHALKEPTDKRIFVISKAMRQGYSLERIHELTKIDRWFLYKLHNIVMTADELETFDSVDKLPEALLRQAKEQGFSDFQIARAVMKDVWSSSHEASDVVRGMRKSLGIVPVVKQIDTLGAEYPAKTNYLYMTYNASANDVKYLHDHKSIVVLGSGAYRIGSSVEFDWCSVNALMTVKREGWRSVMINYNPETVSTDYDMCDRLYFDELTYERVMDILDLEQPHGVILSVGGQIPNNLATRLDAAEVPILGTSATSIDNAEDRHKFSAMLDRIGVDQPRWRELTSFDDIHKFIDEVGFPVLVRPSYVLSGAAMNVCSNNEELERFLRLAANVSKEHPVVVTEFIQFAKEIEMDAVAQNGEIKVYAISEHIEFAGVHSGDATIQFPPQKLYVETIRRIKKVSQKIAKALNISGPFNIQFLAKNNDIKVIECNLRASRSFPFVSKVLKLNFIDIATRVMLGHDVEKPHKNAFDLDYVGIKASQFSFSRLQGADPVLGVDMSSTGEVGCIGADTNEAILKAMLSVGMRIPSKGNGVLLSTGTPKQKADMLDAAHALYNSGYTLYATGGTHQFLTDNGIPAIKVYWPSQPDMEPQALSLLHDKKVDLVVNIPKNLSETELTNGYRIRRAAIDLNVPLLTNARLASAFIDSFTQMTVDDIEIRSWDEY
- a CDS encoding DUF4252 domain-containing protein; protein product: MKRQIIFMLLTVFCAMGTFAQSKFFEKCEKIKGVTTVYVSKAMLQMAGDANVTDDMNLSAVIKKLNSLELINAESPASVVELNKLIKELNINQKNGYEIMMSVNDDEQNVKIYMKKMANNTNEYVILVEESDEVLVVLMNGTLTLDEAAKAVKVGDKKGK
- the carA gene encoding glutamine-hydrolyzing carbamoyl-phosphate synthase small subunit → MRETKKAVLVLEDGTTFEGKSFGYEASTSGEVVFNTAMTGYPESLTDPSYEGQILVTTYPILGNYGVPPRREKNDVSEYYESDHIHCKAIVAQDYSWEHSHWQADRSLADWLKEEHIPGIYGIDTRELTKHLREHGSMLGKIIVEGSEDVPFYDPNAENLVAKVSCDKVEVHGEGEKTVVLVDCGVKHNIIRCLTRRGVKVIRVPWNYDFTSIPYNGLFISNGPGNPDMAAETVDNLRKAMAIGKPICGICMGNQLLAKAAGAKTYKLAYGHRSHNQPVRQAGTDRCFITSQNHGFAVDNSTLPDDWEPLFINMNDGTNEGIRHKSKPFFSAQFHPEASSGPKDTEFLFDEFVNML
- a CDS encoding TonB-dependent receptor; the encoded protein is MRFLFTSLITLLGGTVAIAHNEVPDSIATHELDEIVVQAPRIIRKADMDVFYPSQTAVEYSKNGMQMLRNLMIPTLNVDDFSGTVKSSGQSVQLRINGRVATTEQVQSLLPETIKRVEWIDNPGLRYNGANAVVNFIVANPDAGGAFMLSGDQALNCAWAPWYASLKFNDGKSQWGLSMNYKLTNKIGCTREYYETFIYPDGQSLTRKETPVGGYMDENRGNLQLDYSYINPDTTVVWVALSGFERALKKIKYFCNKKSVLGSIDCKPR